The segment TGGCTATGAGAATGAATTTCTTCTTTTAGTAGCGGGACTTACCTCATCGGTTATTTTAATCGATGAGGGATTATTGCTCGCTTCTTTTTGCGATTGTTGGAAGCCTGGTAGCAAGACGGATTGGCTTCTTTGGCGGATTTCACTTTGCTGTGGGGCGAAGTGTTGAGAAACCGTTTCTGCTGCAATAGGCGGTACAGCTTTGTCTTTGCCAAGTGGATTGGTCTGAAAAACGCTCGTTACAAAATCTACAATACTCACTTTTAATTTCTTGAGACTCAATTTATTGAGTCCGGCAATTTTTTGGGTTGATTTAATGGGGTCGAATTTTGCTACATCGATACCATATTCTGGTGCAAGTGCGCGTACTTTAGCACAAACATCCTTACCTAAGACATCCACAATATTTTTCAAGCCATCGCAGCCTTTAGAGTTTTCTCCTGCAAGTTCTTGGCCATGTCCGGAGAGATAGGCGCGTGCTACATTTTCTAGAAATTCCTGTCTGTCTTTTTTGTCTTGAGTTGATGTTGCATTATAAGGAGGCGGAAATTTTCCATGTTTTAAGCAAAATTCTTGTTGTGCGATAGCAACTTCGGTGATCATCTCTTCTCGGTCTTTGCCACTTACACAGCTACCAATGCGCACACCTACTTTTCCAGCAATGATTTGCTCAAGTGCAGCTATTTCTGCAATCGCATTTGATTTGGTTGGTGGGATCATGCCAATGGTGTTTCGCATATAAGGCATACTTTGATAGCTATCAAGTGCTGCCTTTGCAATTTTATAATCTTGCGAATTATGATCAAGCTTATCGACATATTCTGCTAAAACTGCGTCGGTACGCCGACTTTCTCTGCCTTGTTTTGAGAATAAATTGCCAACCCAAGAGAGGCCACGAGCATTATTCACAGGTCGATTAGAATAGAGTAAATCAACTTTTTTAATGGTGTAACCTTGAGTGTCAATACTGTGCTTAGCTAAAAATCTTTCCGGTTCTTTTAACTCTTCTCTCACCTTTTCAAAAGCTTTCATAACTGCAGGATTGTTATAGTCTCCTGGTGGTTGCATGGGGGGTGAGTAAAGTGTTTGCAATAAAATGGGTAATTCTATGGCTTGGCGTTGATCGCCACCGTTGCGTTGTATTTCTTTGATTTTTTCTTGAATGGCAACAACAACCAATTGCTCTAAATTTTGCTTGGTAATTTCAATTTTTGCTGCTTTGCCTTCTTTTCCTTTGGCTTTCATTTTTGCGGGCGCTATCACGCCAGAGCGAATTTTAAGAAAATTTTCAGTTTGCACTTCACCTTTCTCATTTGTTGCAGAAAGTGTTGCGGTACTAACGTAAGCATTGGGAGCACCGGGATAACGTCGAATCGTTGTGGGCACAGGACCTAAATAATCACCTAAATTTTGGATACCATCAGGTTGTGCCTTTTGATCTTGCCAAGCGAGAACACGTTTTTGAAAATAATTTTGTTCCCATTCTGGCAAGGCAGTAAACCATTTAGGTTTTTCATCACCATAGAGTATTCTTAATTCTTTGGGTTTTTCTGTGCCTAAAATGTTCAACCATTCGTGGGTTTGAGTGGGGGTAAAATGACTAATGGGGTTATCTTTGCGTAGTATTGTGACATCGTTGTCTGTTGTTGTGACCTTAAGTTGACGAGTCTTCCAATTCACATGGTTTTCTGCATTATCTAATTCGTCTTTAATCTGCTTAAAGGATTTTTTAGGTTCAAGATAAATATTATCACTGAGGGCTTCTATCAGCGTTCTTTCTAATTGAGCAAGATCCGTCATTTCAAGCGACGTAGAATCAAGCGAAGCCCAATGTTGATGAATGGCAGATAGATATTCTTCTAGTAATTCAAAATTACTTTTTTGGCTGTCTTGCGTATTGGATAGAGTGCGTAGTGGAAATGCATCTTTAGGGCTATTATTAATTTGATCTTTTTGTGCATCTGTTAAATATGCCAGCATGAGCTGTGCCGCACTAATGAAGCTGTTGCCGCGCTCAAAAGTGGCGCCACTGATGCCCGCTTCATGTTTTAATTTTGTTTCTTTGTGGTTTGCGTCTGGCATATAGGCTGTGCTCATTGACTAATCTAAGATACATAACTTAACTATAAGATATTTTACTGACAAAATCGATGTCGGAGCGATAAAATTTTAAGAGAGGAGTTAAAGTGATCAAGGACAGAAAATATAATTAATATATTGATTTATATTGTATTTTAAAAATAAGTGCAGGAGAGCTGCGAAGCTGAACAGCGGTTAGGCTTGGCTTCGCAGTTATCATTAATAAAAGGTTAGACTTTTTCGAGGGTGAGAAAAAGGAAGTTCAATCTTTGTTTCACTTTCTTGTTCTTTGGGTGTTTTAGGTTGTAACTTCGCCTTAATACGCGTATTTACACCTAGTAGATCTAGGTGATGCGTATCTCTGATAGACGGTAAGTTCGTTGCCAGGGTTTTATGTTCAGCTGTCATTTCAAATTGCCAATTTTCTGTGAGCTGCCATAGCGTTGCTAAAAACATATGCTCTGATAATTTTTGTGCTGGACAGCGTCGCATAGAGCCTGGATGGCCAAAAGATTGAATTTTACCCTGCTCTTTATTTTCTTTTTTATAGATATCTCGAAAAGGATTGAACTGTTCTGGGTTTTCATAAACATCGGTGTCATTCATTTTACGCTGTTTAGGCCAGAATCCAACTGAACGAGGGGGAAGGTAGTGCCCATTTCCTAAATCCATATCATGTCCCCACGAGCCAATTTTATTAAAGAACAAATTTGTATTGACGCGCGGTAATACAGGCGCTGTCCAGTAGACTCTTAAGGTTTCATTGAACATACCTCTAAAGACATCAGATTCTTTATACAGAAAGACAAGAAAATCGCCTCCTTTTTTATCTATTAATGCACTATCTGAAAGTTTCAATAGTGCTTCTAAGTCTGTGGGTTTTTCTTGTAAGATTTGTGCGAGATGCTGTCTGAATTTCGCTATCATAATAGGCTTTTCAGCATTGATGATAGTAACAAATTCTGGGTTCGTTAAAATATAATAAACCATGGCGATAATTGAGCGGGGCAAGTTGCCTGCTATCGATATTAAGGCTGCCACATTATCTGGTGCGGTGAAATGGGAGTGTTGTTGATGATATTGCTTCATGTCGCCAATGAGATCACGCTCATTTTGAGGTAGATTGGGATCCTCTTTACTTGCTGCATGTGCCAGTACTAATTCTTTAGATGTTTGTATGAATTTATCCATAATGGGGAAGAATTTAACTGGGCTGAATTGATCAAAATTTTGCCATTGTGCTTCGAAAGCATCTAAATTTTTTGCAAAATCATTTGGCAAAGTGTCAACATTGTAGACAAAATGTGCCAGCATCTCAAAGGTTAATTGTGTGATATTTTCTGGCACAGAATGTTCAGCATGCCAGATTTTGGCTAAGTTGGCACAATGTTGTTTAGCAACCAGCCATAATCTATCGTGATTTGTAGATAATCTTTCGCGAATAACAGGTTTTAATAACCGATCGTGTTCTATCCGCGAAATAAGTTCAGGTCCTTGGGTGAGTAGGGTAGGAAGATTAAAGGCGGCTCGCGCATTTACATCTGTCATTTTTTTAAAGTATTTATCATCATAGGCGACAATTAATGAGAATATTCTGGGGCCTTTTAGAAAGCGTAAATTTGGGAAATATAGATCCTTACGTGCGATACCTTTTTCTTTTGCTTCATCTGTGAGCTTATCCAATACATAACCAAAAATAGGATGTTTTCCAGGTGCTATTTGTACATCATTCATTGGAAGGAGCCATTTAATGAGTTGAAAAGGAATTTTAAGTTGTGCTGCAACAACATAACTCCATGGCCGTGAATAACGTACAAAATTATAAGCCTTAGAGCTTAAACGTTGATACCAGGGACTTGTATTTTTGAGAGCTGGCAGTACGTCTGTATGAGGCATAATATAATTTCCTTATCTTTGTTATACCAGAGCTTAGCCTAGCTGATTTAGTCTGATTTGATCACCTCAGATATGTGCTTTCTTTTATACGGGGTATTCTTCGGTTTTGTGAAAAGAGGGGGGGATAAGGCGCGCACATGAATTCGTTTACATGCGCGCATTGTCATGAAAGTCTATGCTGCTGCCGCTGTTGGGCGTGGGCGGTGTGCTCTAGATTTTTTCAAGAGTTGCTTTTCAGCGTCATATGTATCTAAATATGATTTACGCACTGCAACGCTTGGATGCGAATACATACCAGCTTTGCGTTTAAAAGAATTTAAATAGGATTTAGGCGTGTCTAAGAGACCTTTTTCTTTCTTTGGCTTATTGTCTTTTATTTGCTCTGCAATATTGACGATTTTATCTAAAGCGCTGCCCAATGCTTTGGGGTTTGCGTATTGAGCACAATGCCAATCTGCCAATAACTCATCGACTTGAGAAATGGCATAATAAGCGATATTTGCTGCAAATATGGAAAAGAGTGCTACGGGTAAAGAAAAAGCATTTAGTGCAAAGATAGCGGTAGTCCAATAGAGAAATCTTGAGGCTGATCCAGCTAAGAAATCTTTATGTTTCAAATGACCAAATTCATGTGCGTAAATGGCCTTTTTTTCTTTGCGTGTAAACGGTGCTTTTAAGATATTGCTAAATACATAGATCTTTTGCTCATTAAAACCACCGGCGGCAGCTGCATTAGGAGCAAAGCTTTCATCAACCTCACAGACTGTTTTGTCTTTGACTGTGATTTTGGTTTTCTTTTCAAGATTTTTCATGAGTTCATGATCTTCCTTTTCCTTGTCTCACATTGCGTGGGTGTGCTCTAAGGCTTTTTGCATTTTTT is part of the Candidatus Berkiella cookevillensis genome and harbors:
- a CDS encoding M48 family metallopeptidase gives rise to the protein MKNLEKKTKITVKDKTVCEVDESFAPNAAAAGGFNEQKIYVFSNILKAPFTRKEKKAIYAHEFGHLKHKDFLAGSASRFLYWTTAIFALNAFSLPVALFSIFAANIAYYAISQVDELLADWHCAQYANPKALGSALDKIVNIAEQIKDNKPKKEKGLLDTPKSYLNSFKRKAGMYSHPSVAVRKSYLDTYDAEKQLLKKSRAHRPRPTAAAA
- a CDS encoding cytochrome P450, which translates into the protein MPHTDVLPALKNTSPWYQRLSSKAYNFVRYSRPWSYVVAAQLKIPFQLIKWLLPMNDVQIAPGKHPIFGYVLDKLTDEAKEKGIARKDLYFPNLRFLKGPRIFSLIVAYDDKYFKKMTDVNARAAFNLPTLLTQGPELISRIEHDRLLKPVIRERLSTNHDRLWLVAKQHCANLAKIWHAEHSVPENITQLTFEMLAHFVYNVDTLPNDFAKNLDAFEAQWQNFDQFSPVKFFPIMDKFIQTSKELVLAHAASKEDPNLPQNERDLIGDMKQYHQQHSHFTAPDNVAALISIAGNLPRSIIAMVYYILTNPEFVTIINAEKPIMIAKFRQHLAQILQEKPTDLEALLKLSDSALIDKKGGDFLVFLYKESDVFRGMFNETLRVYWTAPVLPRVNTNLFFNKIGSWGHDMDLGNGHYLPPRSVGFWPKQRKMNDTDVYENPEQFNPFRDIYKKENKEQGKIQSFGHPGSMRRCPAQKLSEHMFLATLWQLTENWQFEMTAEHKTLATNLPSIRDTHHLDLLGVNTRIKAKLQPKTPKEQESETKIELPFSHPRKSLTFY